In the genome of Qipengyuania seohaensis, one region contains:
- a CDS encoding division plane positioning ATPase MipZ, whose translation MSQTAPHWITFANEKGGTGKSTTAVHVAVALAFRGADVVAFDLDHRQRTMCRYFENRADTAQRRGIELPTVRCHTIEDLGPEEFAAFVDEQSAGADFIIVDTPGRDDPLARFAATQADTLVTPMNDSFVDFDLIGQVEGETFKVKKLSFYAELIWEARIKRGRQQIDQQRAQMDWVVVRNRTGHTEARNMARIEQALAEMSKRVGFRTAKGLSERVIYRELFPSGLTLLDKGHLGDLGTSHLVARQELRGLVAALRLPGSAFPPVEEAAE comes from the coding sequence GTGTCCCAGACCGCTCCCCACTGGATTACCTTCGCCAATGAAAAAGGCGGAACCGGCAAGTCGACCACGGCTGTCCATGTCGCAGTCGCCCTGGCGTTTCGCGGAGCGGACGTGGTCGCCTTCGATCTCGACCATCGCCAGCGCACCATGTGCCGCTATTTCGAGAATCGGGCCGACACGGCGCAGCGCCGGGGGATCGAACTTCCCACGGTACGCTGCCACACGATCGAGGATCTCGGGCCGGAAGAGTTCGCCGCCTTCGTGGACGAGCAGAGCGCAGGTGCCGATTTCATCATCGTGGACACTCCCGGGCGCGACGATCCGCTTGCCCGGTTCGCCGCGACGCAGGCGGACACTCTCGTGACGCCAATGAACGACAGTTTCGTCGATTTCGACCTCATCGGCCAGGTCGAGGGGGAGACGTTCAAGGTCAAGAAGCTCTCTTTCTATGCAGAACTCATCTGGGAAGCACGGATCAAACGCGGTCGTCAGCAGATCGACCAGCAGCGCGCTCAGATGGACTGGGTCGTCGTGCGCAACCGTACCGGCCACACCGAGGCGCGTAACATGGCCCGTATCGAGCAGGCTCTGGCGGAAATGTCCAAGCGCGTCGGCTTCCGCACTGCGAAAGGCCTTTCGGAACGCGTGATCTACCGCGAGCTTTTTCCATCCGGCCTCACCCTTCTCGACAAGGGGCATCTGGGTGATCTGGGCACCAGCCACCTGGTCGCCCGGCAGGAGCTGCGCGGTCTCGTCGCTGCGCTGCGATTGCCGGGAAGCGCGTTTCCGCCTGTCGAGGAGGCAGCCGAATGA
- a CDS encoding J domain-containing protein, giving the protein MIRFLIIAALISVLCRWALGKWPWDYLRATPTREQALFRARRLLNVSARADHREIREAHRRMASMLHPDKGGDKTQMQELNAARDLLINELPYESPEPPR; this is encoded by the coding sequence ATGATCCGATTCCTCATTATTGCCGCGCTGATCTCCGTCCTGTGTCGCTGGGCACTGGGGAAGTGGCCGTGGGATTACTTGCGAGCCACACCGACGCGCGAGCAAGCGTTATTCAGGGCGCGCAGGCTGCTTAATGTTTCGGCACGCGCGGATCATCGCGAAATTCGCGAGGCGCATCGCCGGATGGCCAGCATGCTCCATCCGGACAAGGGCGGCGACAAGACGCAGATGCAGGAACTGAACGCCGCGCGCGACCTGTTGATCAACGAATTACCTTACGAATCTCCGGAGCCTCCCCGATGA
- the pgmG gene encoding phosphoglucomutase/phosphomannomutase PgmG — translation MSHTFDPTILREYDIRGVIGETLGADDARAIGRTFGSMLRESGGKRVAVGYDGRVSSPMLEHALVEGINAAGCDAVRVGLGPTPMLYYAEASDHDIDGGIQITGSHNPPNYNGFKMVFQGRPFFGKDIQELGRRSEAGEWSDGAGNVEDRDIVDEYVSRMITALDGIDAEALEGIRVGWDAGNGSAGPALEKLVARLPGEHHLLYTDVDGEFPNHHPDPTVEENLADLKKLVSAKSLDFGVAFDGDGDRIGAIDGVGRVIWGDQLLMIYAEDLLATMSGATIIADVKASTALFDHVEKCGGQPLMWKTGHSLIKSKMKETGSPLAGEMSGHVFFADEYYGFDDALYAGVRLLAASARLGRSVTELRSAMPNMINTPEMRFQVDESRKFAAIEEVKDRLANSDAQVNGTDGVRVNTDDGWWLLRASNTQDVLVARAESDTQEGLARLMDQIDEQLRLSGLKRGESVGH, via the coding sequence ATGAGCCATACCTTCGATCCTACCATCCTTCGCGAATACGATATCCGCGGGGTTATCGGCGAAACGCTGGGAGCGGACGATGCGCGGGCGATCGGTCGCACGTTCGGTTCGATGCTGCGTGAGTCCGGTGGCAAGCGTGTGGCGGTGGGCTATGACGGCCGGGTCAGTTCGCCGATGCTGGAACACGCCTTGGTCGAAGGTATCAACGCCGCCGGATGCGATGCCGTGCGCGTGGGCCTCGGACCGACACCGATGTTATATTACGCGGAGGCAAGCGACCACGATATCGATGGCGGCATTCAGATAACCGGCAGCCACAATCCCCCCAATTACAACGGCTTCAAGATGGTCTTTCAGGGCCGACCGTTTTTCGGGAAGGACATCCAGGAATTGGGTCGGCGTTCGGAGGCCGGTGAATGGAGCGATGGCGCGGGCAATGTCGAAGATCGCGATATCGTCGACGAATACGTTTCGCGCATGATTACCGCGCTCGACGGGATCGACGCCGAGGCGCTCGAGGGAATCCGCGTGGGGTGGGACGCCGGCAATGGCTCTGCCGGACCGGCTCTCGAAAAGCTGGTCGCGCGGCTGCCCGGAGAGCATCATCTTCTCTACACCGATGTGGACGGCGAATTTCCCAATCATCATCCCGACCCTACTGTCGAGGAAAACCTTGCCGATTTGAAAAAGCTCGTCTCCGCAAAGTCCCTCGATTTCGGAGTGGCTTTCGATGGTGATGGCGACCGGATCGGGGCGATCGACGGCGTAGGCCGCGTGATCTGGGGCGATCAGCTGCTGATGATCTATGCCGAAGACCTCCTCGCAACCATGTCTGGCGCCACGATTATCGCCGATGTGAAGGCCAGTACCGCGCTATTCGACCATGTGGAGAAGTGCGGCGGCCAACCGCTGATGTGGAAGACGGGCCACTCGCTGATAAAGTCCAAAATGAAGGAAACGGGCTCCCCCCTGGCCGGGGAAATGAGCGGACACGTTTTCTTCGCCGACGAATACTACGGGTTCGACGACGCGCTTTATGCTGGCGTGCGTTTGCTGGCCGCATCTGCGCGCCTGGGCAGGTCTGTGACCGAATTGCGCAGCGCCATGCCCAACATGATCAACACGCCCGAAATGCGGTTCCAGGTCGACGAGAGCCGCAAGTTTGCGGCGATCGAAGAAGTTAAGGACCGCCTCGCTAATAGCGATGCACAAGTGAACGGGACCGATGGTGTTCGGGTGAATACGGATGACGGCTGGTGGCTCCTGCGCGCATCGAACACGCAGGACGTGCTCGTCGCGCGGGCAGAGAGCGATACCCAGGAGGGGCTCGCTCGGCTCATGGACCAGATCGACGAGCAACTGCGCCTGTCCGGTCTCAAACGCGGCGAAAGCGTCGGGCACTGA
- a CDS encoding DUF2059 domain-containing protein: MKNWIMALGAPLVLFAQPLLAQDADANTAAEEAEVMAALTEAFAVEPLTTEQEARLPLARKVIDKMMPEGSMQKVIDSTFGGMLGPFMDLAAEAGPNLSQTIGYDESELEVTEEQAKEIAALVDPNWQERKRREMAYIQEAMGEVMAAMEPAMRKGMSEAYAVAFTATELTDLDAFFTTPSGSTFAAKSFELANDPRIMSAAMSSMPLMMEQFATMEEKMKTALADLPERRTYATLSADQKARLLALTGLSEEELEIGMQVAAESAAEEAPF, encoded by the coding sequence ATGAAGAACTGGATCATGGCGCTTGGCGCGCCGCTCGTATTGTTCGCGCAGCCCTTGCTGGCGCAGGATGCGGACGCGAATACCGCTGCCGAGGAGGCCGAGGTCATGGCCGCCCTGACCGAGGCTTTCGCGGTGGAGCCGCTCACGACTGAGCAGGAAGCGCGCCTCCCGCTTGCGCGGAAGGTCATCGACAAGATGATGCCCGAAGGTTCGATGCAGAAAGTGATCGACTCGACATTCGGCGGGATGCTCGGCCCATTCATGGACCTCGCTGCCGAAGCGGGGCCCAACCTGTCCCAAACCATCGGCTACGACGAGTCCGAGCTGGAGGTGACCGAGGAGCAGGCCAAGGAAATCGCCGCGCTCGTCGATCCGAACTGGCAGGAGCGCAAACGCCGCGAAATGGCGTACATCCAGGAGGCCATGGGCGAAGTCATGGCAGCGATGGAACCTGCTATGCGCAAGGGCATGAGCGAGGCCTATGCCGTCGCATTCACCGCGACCGAACTCACGGATCTCGATGCGTTCTTCACGACGCCTTCGGGATCGACCTTTGCCGCGAAGTCATTCGAACTGGCCAACGATCCGAGGATCATGAGCGCGGCGATGAGCAGCATGCCGCTGATGATGGAACAGTTCGCCACCATGGAAGAGAAGATGAAGACCGCATTGGCCGACCTGCCGGAACGCCGCACCTACGCGACGCTTTCCGCAGACCAGAAGGCGCGCTTGCTTGCACTCACCGGGCTGAGCGAGGAAGAGCTC